One region of Sebastes fasciatus isolate fSebFas1 chromosome 1, fSebFas1.pri, whole genome shotgun sequence genomic DNA includes:
- the tmem43 gene encoding transmembrane protein 43, producing MSSAQTFSDPNQHKRVTVQSNPGFLERLSETAGGTVVGVGLFFLSFYVLFTNEGRALQTASSLHEGLSQVVSLEPFSNLDLQNNNRLVHLSTELRTSQPLVDPNYRVVVQAVKLKRQVEMYQWVEYHESKDYQEDGETKTETTYNYNTEWKSEVVNSRHFDKEIGHQNPSAMAVESVTVEAPEVRVGPFRLSKGLVEQIKDFQTLSLRDFSAFDVVPFLSIDDDYFYHTQTPRRPEVGDVRVRFSFAGLSGETSRLGPAQTVSVVAMQRGEQLMSFKTKSGDTLEILYPEVLSAEEVFEKELQYNSMKTWGLRAAGWALMFLSIQLTMRIIYTLVDWVPILRELVSVGLKIFALCVSCSLSLLTIGVGWMFYRPLVAAALGALALVPVFLARSRLPAKKNE from the exons ATGTCTTCAGCACAGACA TTTTCAGACCCAAACCAACACAAGCGTGTAACTGTTCAGTCCAACCCTGGATTCCTGGAGCGATTAAGTGAAACTGCAGGAGGAACAGTTGTTGGTGTCGGACTGTTTTTCCTCTCATTCTATGTTCTCTTCACCAATGAG GGACGGGCTCTGCAAACAGCATCTTCCCTGCATGAGGGTCTCTCTCAGGTTGTGTCTTTGGAGCCTTTCTCCAACCTCGACCTGCAGAACAACAACCGTTTAGTTCATCTGTCTACAGAGCTGCGCACCTCACAG CCCCTCGTTGACCCCAACTACAGAGTGGTGGTGCAGGCCGTGAAGCTGAAGAGGCAGGTGGAGATGTATCAGTGGGTGGAGTACCACGAGAGCAA GGACTATCAAGAGGACGGTGAGACCAAAACCGAGACAACGTACAACTACA ACACCGAATGGAAATCCGAGGTGGTCAACAGCCGTCATTTCGATAAAGAAATTGGTCACCAGAACCCAAG TGCCATGGCGGTTGAGAGTGTGACAGTCGAGGCTCCTGAAGTCAGAGTTGGACCTTTCAGACTGTCTAAAG GCCTGGTGGAGCAGATAAAAGACTTCCAGACGCTGAGTCTGAGGGATTTTTCCGCCTTTGACGTGGTACCTTTCCTCAGCATTGATGACGATTATTTCTATCACACTCAAACCCCTCGCAGGCCGGAG gTTGGGGATGTGCGTGTGAGATTCTCCTTCGCTGGACTGAGTGGCGAGACGTCTCGACTCGGCCCGGCTCAAACT GTCAGTGTTGTGGCCATGCAGAGAGGGGAGCAGCTGATGTCTTTCAAAACCAAGTCAGGAGACACTCTGGAGATCCTGTACCCGGAGGTGCTCTCTGCAGAG GAGGTTTTTGAGAAAGAGCTCCAGTACAACAGTATGAAGACATGGGGACTCCGGGCTGCAGGCTGGGCCCTCATGTTCCTCAGTATTCAGCTGACCATGCGCATCATCTACACACTGG TGGATTGGGTTCCCATTCTCAGAGAGCTGGTGTCCGTGGGACTGAAGATCTTcgccctgtgtgtctcctgctctctgtctcttctcaCCATCGGAGTAGGTTGGATGTTTTACCGGCCGTTAGTGGCTGCCGCTCTGGGAGCACTAGCTCTGGTTCCGGTGTTTCTCGCCCGCTCACGACTTCCAGCCAAGAAGAATGAATGA
- the LOC141767843 gene encoding rho-related GTP-binding protein RhoA-B translates to MAAIRKKLVIVGDGACGKTCLLIVFSKDQFPEVYVPTVFENYVADIEVDSKQVELALWDTAGQEDYDRLRPLSYPDTDVILMCFSIDSPDSLENIPEKWTPEVKHFCPNVPIILVGNKKDLRNDEHTRRELAKMKQEPVKPEDGRDMANRISAFGYMECSAKTKDGVREVFEMATRAALQARRGKKSNKCVLL, encoded by the exons ATGGCAGCAATCAGGAAAAAGCTGGTCATAGTGGGAGATGGAGCCTGTGGGAAGACCTGTCTGCTCATTGTGTTCAGTAAGGACCAGTTTCCAGAGGTCTATGTGCCCACGGTCTTTGAGAACTACGTTGCTGACATTGAAGTTGATAGCAAACAG GTCGAGTTAGCGCTCTGGGATACAGCAGGTCAGGAGGACTACGACAGACTGCGCCCGCTCTCCTATCCAGACACTGATGTCATTCTCATGTGCTTCTCCATCGACAGCCCTGACAGTCTTG AGAACATCCCTGAGAAGTGGACTCCTGAGGTAAAACACTTCTGCCCCAATGTTCCCATTATACTGGTGGGAAATAAAAAGGACCTGCGTAACGATGAGCACACCCGGAGGGAGCTTGCCAAAATGAAGCAG GAACCTGTGAAACCAGAGGACGGACGGGACATGGCTAACAGGATCAGTGCCTTTGGATACATGGAATGCTCTGCAAAAACAAAGGATGGCGTGAGGGAAGTGTTTGAGATGGCCACCAGGGCTGCACTACAGGCCAGGCGGGGAAAGAAGAGCAATAAATGTGTCCTACTGTAA
- the cishb gene encoding cytokine inducible SH2-containing protein b → MVARALAIVHHDERGGSCRPHPSPPPCDPAEDLRCITTTFHYLQTSGWYWGSSSASEARAALLEQSEGSFLVRDSSHPRYMLALSVKTRCGPTSVRIEYSRGSFWLDSISPGLPPLQSFPDVLSLIQHYTASGSTPQGQASNGVHPQTKRDPAKHTAKDNGVPLKLTHPLHKPEASPSLQHLTRLTINRHTSCPDLLPLPMPLLRYLQDYPFHI, encoded by the exons ATGGTTGCCCGGGCTTTGGCCATTGTCCATCATGACGAGCGAGGAGGTTCCTGCCGCCCACATCCCTCTCCTCCACCCTGTGACCCAGCAGAGGACCTCCGCTGCATCACCACCACTTTCCACTATCTACAGACGTCAG GCTGGTACTGGGGCTCCAGCTCAGCGAGTGAAGCTCGGGCAGCTCTCCTAGAACAGTCTGAAGGCTCGTTTCTGGTGCGGGACAGCAGTCATCCTCGGTACATGCTGGCCCTGTCGGTGAAGACCCGCTGCGGACCCACCAGCGTACGCATCGAGTACAGCCGGGGCTCTTTCTGGCTGGACTCCATTTCCCCCGGCCTGCCTCCCCTGCAGTCCTTCCCAGATGTTCTCAGCCTCATACAGCACTACACAGCCTCAGGCAGCACGCCGCAGGGCCAGGCGTCTAACGGCGTCCATCCCCAAACAAAGCGTGACCCTGCCAAGCACACGGCTAAGGACAACGGAGTGCCTCTGAAGCTGACGCACCCGCTGCACAAACCAGAGGCCTCTCCTTCTCTGCAGCACTTGACGCGCCTCACCATCAACAGACACACTAGCTGTCCCGACCTGCTGCCACTCCCGATGCCTCTGCTGCGCTACCTGCAGGACTACCCCTTCCACATATGA